From the Daucus carota subsp. sativus chromosome 8, DH1 v3.0, whole genome shotgun sequence genome, one window contains:
- the LOC108199419 gene encoding uncharacterized protein LOC108199419 — protein sequence MYPKPWTTDLKRGAESSEIDLHGGSERHVRHNALDAFLQQRVENIQNKADLNGYVYQGNHSYVSGPRHRKIKQLLIQCMYSSFCYLLLLRHITSFTWRRITNIYVTILENYCSITEYKINAFIDFTTFVKLSAVSNKKCVLELLKSTLIKRRKVGSASQRHGLLIA from the exons ATGTATCCGAAACCTTGGACCACAGACCTGAAGCGAGGAGCAGAATCCTCGGAGATTGATTTGCATGGAG GTTCTGAAAGGCATGTACGTCACAATGCTCTCGATGCGTTTTTGCAGCAGAGGGTTGAAAACATCCAAAACAAAG CTGATTTGAATGGATATGTTTATCAGGGTAACCATAGTTATGTGTCTGGCCCACGGCACAGAAAAATCAAGCAG TTGTTAATACAGTGCATGTATTCTTCTTTTTGCTATCTCTTGCTTCTGCGTCACATAACAAGCTTTACCTGGAGGAGGATCACGAACATATATGTCACAATTTTGGAAAACTACTGCAGCATCACTGAATATAAAATCAACGCTTTCATAGATTTCACAACTTTTGTAAAATTGAGTGCCGTATCCAACAAAAAGTGTGTCCTGGAACTGCTCAAATCTACACTGATAAAACGCAGAAAGGTGGGAAGTGCTTCTCAACGCCACGGCTTGCTCATTGCTTGA
- the LOC108199418 gene encoding small ribosomal subunit protein uS4y: MVHVNFYRNYGKTFKKPRRPYEKERLDAELKLVGEYGLRCKRELWRVQYALSRIRNAARNLLTLEEKDPRRIFEGEALLRRMNRYGLLDESQNKLDYVLALTVENFLERRLQTLVFKTGMAKSIHHARVLIRQRHIRVGRQVVNVASFMVRVDSQKHIDFSLTSPFGGGRPGRVKRRNQKAASKKASGGDGDEEDED; encoded by the exons ATGGTGCACGTTAACTTCTACCGTAATT ATGGAAAAACTTTTAAGAAACCCCGTCGTCCTTATGAGAAGGAACGATTGGATGCTGAGTTGAAGCTTGTTGGTGAGTATGGGCTTAGGTGTAAAAGGGAGCTCTGGAGGGTTCAGTATGCCTTGAGCCGTATCCGTAATGCTGCCAGGAATCTTCTCACCCTTGAGGAGAAGGACCCTCGTCGTATTTTTGAAGGTGAAGCTCTTTTGAGGAGGATGAACAGGTATGGGCTGTTGGATGAGAGCCAGAACAAGCTCGATTATGTGCTTGCCCTCACTGTTGAGAACTTTCTGGAACGTCGTCTTCAGACACTTGTGTTCAAGACTGGTATGGCCAAGTCTATCCACCATGCTAGAGTCCTGATTAGGCAGAGGCACATCAG GGTTGGAAGGCAGGTGGTCAATGTCGCCTCATTCATGGTGAGGGTTGATTCTCAGAAACATATTGACTTCTCACTTACAAGTCCCTTTGGTGGTGGCCGTCCTGGCAGAGTGAAGCGAAGGAACCAGAAGGCTGCTTCAAAGAAAGCTAGTGGTGGTGATGGAGATGAAGAAGACGAAGATTAA
- the LOC108198419 gene encoding uncharacterized protein LOC108198419 — protein MAEKQTKRHREEQVQATTIQDSPIQKRQNSCTQEQEQVLDEDIFDPFQVPDPELPPMQSTQTVEPATEDCSPSCMLTKEEEDDEKERMIRHLLEASDDELGLPDKSSGLGEDFIGPVDLFDDPFSCCDGIWELEDEVANYSTLLQAELFM, from the coding sequence ATGgcagaaaaacaaacaaaacgtCATAGAGAAGAACAAGTCCAAGCCACCACTATACAAGATTCACCAATCCAAAAACGTCAAAACTCATGCACACAAGAGCAAGAACAAGTGCTTGATGAGGATATTTTTGACCCGTTTCAAGTACCCGACCCGGAACTGCCTCCCATGCAGAGCACGCAAACAGTGGAGCCAGCCACAGAGGATTGCAGCCCTAGCTGCATGTTgacaaaagaagaagaagatgatgagaAGGAGAGGATGATAAGGCATCTTCTAGAAGCTTCTGACGATGAGCTCGGGCTGCCTGATAAATCATCCGGGTTGGGTGAAGATTTTATTGGGCCAGTGGATCTTTTCGATGACCCGTTTTCATGTTGTGATGGGATATGGGAGCTTGAAGATGAGGTTGCTAATTACTCTACTTTGCTTCAAGCTGAACTCTTTATGTAG